One genomic segment of Leptolyngbya sp. CCY15150 includes these proteins:
- the aroB gene encoding 3-dehydroquinate synthase, giving the protein MTATSFVTVDLPQQSYQVAIAPQGLDHLGPWLQDPEIVAKSPGKRILLVSNPAIFKHYGDRVVASLETAGFQVAVCLLPPGERYKTLNSIQKIYDAALAHHLERSSCIVALGGGVIGDMAGFAAATWLRGIAVVQVPTSLLAMVDASMGGKTGVNHPQGKNLIGAFHQPRLVLIDPQVLRTLPAREFRAGMAEVIKYGIIWDADLFEQLEAAKRLDQVRYLPEELLHTILTRSCQAKAHVVSKDEKEAGLRAILNYGHTIGHAVESLTGYKLVNHGEAVGIGMVAAGHIAVQLGMWTAAESDRQTALIQKTGLPTQLPAGMDLDAIVAALSHDKKVLDGQVRFILPQSIGTAIVTDQVPATVVQEALTAIACQ; this is encoded by the coding sequence ATGACAGCAACCTCTTTTGTGACCGTCGATCTGCCCCAACAGTCCTATCAAGTGGCGATCGCTCCCCAAGGGTTAGATCATCTCGGCCCTTGGCTTCAAGATCCAGAGATTGTGGCCAAGTCGCCAGGGAAACGTATCCTGCTGGTATCAAACCCGGCGATCTTTAAGCACTATGGCGATCGCGTCGTGGCATCCCTAGAAACGGCGGGTTTTCAGGTTGCCGTCTGCCTCCTGCCACCGGGGGAACGCTACAAAACCCTAAACTCCATCCAAAAGATCTACGATGCCGCCCTCGCCCATCACCTAGAGCGATCGTCCTGCATCGTGGCCCTTGGCGGCGGCGTGATTGGCGATATGGCAGGCTTTGCGGCGGCCACCTGGCTGCGGGGTATCGCCGTGGTGCAGGTGCCGACCTCGCTGTTGGCCATGGTCGATGCCTCCATGGGCGGCAAAACCGGGGTGAACCATCCCCAGGGCAAAAATTTGATTGGTGCGTTCCATCAACCGCGCCTGGTCTTGATCGATCCCCAAGTCCTGCGCACATTGCCAGCGCGGGAGTTTCGGGCCGGCATGGCAGAGGTGATTAAGTACGGCATTATCTGGGATGCCGACTTGTTTGAGCAGCTTGAGGCCGCCAAGCGCCTGGATCAAGTTCGTTATCTACCCGAGGAACTGCTGCATACCATTCTCACCCGCTCCTGCCAGGCCAAGGCCCATGTGGTCAGCAAGGATGAAAAAGAGGCGGGGCTGCGAGCGATTTTGAACTACGGGCACACCATTGGTCACGCCGTAGAAAGTCTGACGGGCTATAAGCTGGTCAACCACGGTGAGGCCGTGGGTATCGGCATGGTTGCCGCTGGCCATATTGCCGTGCAGCTCGGGATGTGGACTGCCGCCGAGAGCGATCGCCAAACCGCCTTGATCCAAAAAACCGGCCTGCCCACCCAACTGCCAGCCGGGATGGATTTGGACGCGATCGTCGCTGCCCTCAGTCACGATAAAAAGGTGCTCGATGGCCAAGTGCGGTTTATCTTGCCCCAGAGCATCGGCACGGCGATCGTCACCGACCAGGTACCCGCCACCGTGGTGCAGGAAGCCCTAACCGCGATCGCTTGCCAGTAG
- a CDS encoding Tab2/Atab2 family RNA-binding protein, producing the protein MGIIWEIDFYSRPVLDERNKKQWEVLICESPLRIDQPPDDLFRYSQFCANTEVNSVWLRQALEEAIAQAAAPPDRIRFFRRQMTNMITKACEDAGIPAYPSRRTVALNQWLQARMDQVYPAMPNYKPSANPSVNLGDSVPQRLPDALVGQQWTLVTLEASAFADFPDWAVDFGEVFSFPLLNLPPDTRIPGVLIFSPRALPLAAWMSGLELAFVKALPSKPPVLALETGASESWILANLTTDTLNTEAQNFENAKQKAQGVHFLATQTDADADAFTGFWLMQELNLA; encoded by the coding sequence ATGGGGATTATTTGGGAAATCGATTTTTACTCGCGCCCAGTGCTAGATGAGCGCAATAAGAAACAGTGGGAGGTGCTGATTTGCGAAAGTCCGCTACGCATTGACCAACCGCCGGATGACCTGTTTCGCTATAGCCAATTTTGTGCCAACACGGAAGTGAATTCGGTATGGCTGCGGCAGGCCTTGGAGGAAGCGATCGCCCAGGCCGCCGCTCCCCCCGACCGCATTCGCTTTTTCCGCCGCCAGATGACCAATATGATCACCAAAGCCTGTGAGGATGCTGGCATTCCGGCCTATCCCAGCCGGCGCACGGTGGCGCTCAATCAATGGCTACAGGCTCGTATGGATCAGGTCTATCCCGCCATGCCCAACTACAAGCCTAGCGCCAATCCATCGGTGAACCTAGGCGACAGTGTGCCCCAGCGCCTGCCCGATGCCTTGGTCGGCCAGCAATGGACCTTGGTCACCCTAGAAGCCAGCGCCTTTGCCGACTTTCCAGACTGGGCCGTGGATTTTGGCGAAGTTTTCTCTTTTCCATTGCTAAATCTACCCCCTGATACCCGCATTCCCGGCGTGCTGATCTTTTCACCTCGGGCCTTGCCCCTAGCCGCCTGGATGTCAGGCTTAGAACTCGCCTTCGTCAAAGCCCTGCCCAGTAAACCGCCGGTGCTGGCCCTAGAAACAGGCGCGAGTGAATCCTGGATCCTGGCCAATCTAACCACCGATACCCTGAACACTGAAGCTCAAAACTTTGAAAATGCCAAGCAAAAGGCCCAGGGCGTTCACTTTTTGGCCACCCAAACCGATGCTGATGCCGATGCCTTCACCGGATTTTGGCTGATGCAAGAACTAAATTTAGCGTAA
- a CDS encoding cytochrome b6-f complex subunit PetL: MSGAIAYVLIYGGALALAFGLYLTLKAVKLI; this comes from the coding sequence ATGTCTGGAGCGATCGCCTACGTGTTGATCTATGGGGGGGCCTTGGCCTTGGCCTTTGGTCTATATCTCACCCTCAAGGCCGTCAAACTCATTTAA
- a CDS encoding DNA cytosine methyltransferase, which yields MTHPYLSVKETADILNCSEQYVRQLLRHGEISGERISSRWIVASESVQGYRIKGESASSGVPDHGRRSFIKPDLKALSFFSGCMGLDLGLEKEGIKVLLACEIDAAARKTIEINRPEMALIGDIRDYSAAEIREKAGLSSTDDIDIIVGGPPCQAFSSAGKRKGFNDERGNVFLTFIDLITELKPRFAVIENVRGLLSAPLKHRPHDMRGKDFPSLSQDEQRGGALLFVIQKLRRAGYSISFNLYNAANFGSPQQRERVVIACSRDGKKLPYLTPTHSDKGLYGLPAWKTLREALDDLPKSGHHFVKFPEKRLNYYRLLKPGQYWRDLPEELHQEALGAAYHAGGGRTGFYRRLAWDKPAPTLVTHPAMPATDLAHPEEDRPLSIEEYKRIQEFPDDWFIAGTLIDQYRQVGNAVPCSLGRAIARMLLAHLRDEPLMAYPDFPYSRYHKTDDISWMSDMGCLEESSGKQLSFNLA from the coding sequence ATGACTCACCCATACCTCTCTGTCAAAGAAACTGCTGATATCCTAAACTGCTCAGAGCAATATGTTCGTCAGTTGCTCCGGCATGGCGAAATTAGCGGGGAGAGGATTAGCAGTCGGTGGATTGTAGCGTCAGAGTCTGTTCAGGGTTACCGCATCAAAGGAGAAAGCGCAAGTTCAGGTGTTCCTGATCATGGGCGGCGCTCATTTATAAAACCTGATCTCAAAGCCCTGAGTTTTTTTTCTGGCTGTATGGGGTTAGACTTGGGGCTAGAAAAGGAAGGCATTAAGGTGCTACTTGCTTGTGAAATTGATGCCGCTGCCCGAAAAACCATTGAGATCAACCGACCAGAGATGGCGCTGATTGGAGATATTCGGGATTACTCAGCAGCAGAAATTCGAGAAAAAGCAGGATTAAGTTCGACGGATGACATTGATATCATCGTTGGTGGACCACCATGTCAAGCCTTTAGCAGCGCCGGAAAGCGAAAAGGATTCAACGATGAACGCGGCAATGTTTTTTTAACATTCATTGATTTAATTACTGAACTGAAGCCCAGATTTGCAGTCATTGAAAACGTTCGGGGATTATTGTCTGCTCCGTTAAAACATAGACCTCATGATATGAGAGGAAAGGATTTCCCATCCTTGTCTCAAGATGAACAGCGAGGCGGTGCATTGCTGTTCGTTATACAAAAGCTAAGAAGGGCAGGATATAGTATTTCTTTTAACTTATACAATGCTGCCAATTTTGGGTCGCCACAACAACGAGAACGGGTTGTCATTGCCTGTAGTCGTGATGGAAAAAAACTTCCCTATCTCACCCCAACTCATTCAGACAAAGGTCTATATGGACTGCCAGCATGGAAAACGTTACGAGAGGCGTTAGACGATCTTCCTAAGAGTGGACATCATTTTGTCAAATTTCCTGAAAAACGGCTCAACTATTACAGGCTACTGAAGCCTGGACAATACTGGCGAGATTTACCAGAAGAGTTACACCAAGAAGCACTAGGGGCTGCTTACCATGCAGGAGGAGGAAGAACTGGCTTTTATCGTAGGTTAGCCTGGGATAAACCTGCACCAACGCTAGTTACTCATCCAGCTATGCCTGCGACGGATTTGGCACATCCAGAAGAAGACAGACCTCTCAGCATTGAGGAATACAAGCGTATTCAAGAGTTTCCAGATGATTGGTTTATTGCAGGTACGTTAATCGATCAATATCGACAAGTTGGTAATGCCGTACCCTGTTCCTTGGGAAGAGCGATCGCTAGAATGTTGCTAGCTCATTTAAGAGATGAGCCACTGATGGCGTATCCAGATTTTCCCTATTCCCGCTATCACAAAACTGATGATATCAGTTGGATGAGTGATATGGGTTGTCTTGAAGAATCGTCAGGAAAACAACTCTCGTTTAACTTGGCTTGA
- a CDS encoding heavy-metal-associated domain-containing protein translates to MAMTINVPSIMCDACVKTVTKAIAKLDASAQVDADLDNKNVTVITTSSEADVRQAITSAGHTVE, encoded by the coding sequence ATGGCGATGACCATCAACGTGCCGTCTATTATGTGCGATGCCTGTGTCAAAACCGTCACCAAGGCGATCGCCAAGCTGGACGCATCAGCCCAAGTAGATGCTGATTTAGACAACAAAAATGTGACCGTGATCACAACCTCCAGCGAAGCGGATGTGCGCCAAGCCATCACCTCGGCCGGCCATACCGTCGAGTAA
- a CDS encoding SinI family restriction endonuclease: protein MPVNFDTIISTSSTEEDFLHLFQRIVSQHDQLFLEAHRTILTACYRNPGLSPPLKAKTPELLATAWLKRYNDSYEHRISRRISQPPGTVADPIVSVIIHARFTELTAAHLEQIKYAHRLSMSAENIQGLLLEEFLAEQLADYGWYCCWGESIRHVDFCNIDGSLLQVKNRSNSENSSSSRVRINQPIEKWYRVDARTGSYRWSYFNDKYNTDRFSEENFVAFVQQVLHSNPDALAVETNNPWQC from the coding sequence ATGCCTGTTAATTTTGATACGATAATCAGCACCTCAAGTACTGAAGAAGACTTTTTACACCTGTTTCAACGTATAGTCTCTCAACACGATCAGCTATTTCTTGAAGCACACCGCACAATTTTAACAGCTTGCTATAGAAATCCAGGACTTTCCCCGCCGCTAAAAGCCAAGACACCGGAATTGCTGGCTACAGCGTGGTTAAAGAGGTATAACGATAGCTATGAACATCGGATTTCAAGACGAATTTCACAACCACCGGGTACCGTTGCCGACCCAATTGTCAGTGTCATCATCCATGCTCGATTCACAGAACTAACAGCAGCGCATCTTGAACAAATAAAATACGCCCATAGGCTATCGATGTCTGCCGAAAATATTCAAGGACTGCTACTAGAAGAGTTTTTGGCTGAACAGCTTGCCGATTATGGTTGGTATTGCTGCTGGGGAGAATCGATACGGCACGTAGATTTTTGCAACATTGATGGTTCTCTTTTACAAGTCAAGAACCGTAGTAATTCGGAAAACAGTTCATCGTCCAGAGTCAGAATTAACCAGCCTATTGAAAAATGGTACAGAGTTGATGCCAGAACAGGTTCCTATCGATGGTCTTATTTTAACGACAAATACAACACAGATCGCTTTTCAGAAGAAAATTTTGTCGCTTTCGTTCAGCAGGTTCTACACAGCAACCCCGATGCTTTAGCTGTCGAGACCAACAATCCTTGGCAATGTTGA
- a CDS encoding TldD/PmbA family protein gives MTFDDAQRQAMAEQLLKQAAQAGADAAEVFQSQSLACPVFFEANRLKQLESSQSEGTALRLWKEGRPGLAVAYGAVDPQALVERAIAISQLNEPETIELASQSRIRYPDLGQSVSVEQLVDWGKEAIALVRDHSPETLCSAEWDCETELTHLTNSEGLDCGYLDTTLSCYLSAEWVRGDDFLNVADGQTLRDRLNPVELAQQIIQRLDWANDNAALASGRFPILFTSKAADMLWGTLQAAMNGKRVIERASPWSDRLGEPVVDPILTLSQQPDRGPFSCPFDDEGSPTHPITFIKDGVLQLFYTDRTIGRSLSSGTTGNGFRPGLGSYPTPGLFNIVIEPGFQSLDEMIGNLEHGLIVDQILGGGAGISGDFSINVDLGYAVRQGEIIGRVKDTMVAGNVYTALKQVVALGSDAAWNGSCYTPSIVVDGLSITGRSS, from the coding sequence ATGACCTTTGATGATGCACAGCGACAGGCAATGGCCGAGCAGCTTTTGAAACAGGCCGCCCAGGCTGGAGCCGACGCAGCGGAGGTATTTCAATCGCAGTCGCTGGCATGTCCGGTGTTTTTTGAAGCCAATCGCCTGAAGCAGTTGGAAAGCTCCCAGTCGGAAGGAACCGCCCTGCGCCTATGGAAAGAAGGGCGACCGGGGCTAGCCGTCGCCTATGGTGCTGTGGATCCTCAGGCATTAGTAGAACGGGCGATCGCGATCAGTCAACTCAATGAACCCGAAACCATCGAACTAGCTTCCCAGTCGCGGATTCGCTACCCAGACTTAGGCCAATCGGTCTCCGTAGAGCAATTAGTAGACTGGGGCAAAGAAGCGATCGCCCTCGTGCGTGACCATTCCCCCGAAACCCTCTGCTCAGCAGAATGGGACTGCGAAACCGAACTCACCCATCTGACCAATTCCGAAGGGCTAGACTGCGGCTACCTAGACACCACCCTAAGCTGTTACCTGTCCGCCGAATGGGTGCGGGGAGATGACTTCCTCAACGTGGCCGACGGGCAAACCCTCCGCGATCGCCTCAACCCCGTCGAGCTAGCCCAGCAAATTATTCAACGCCTCGACTGGGCCAACGACAATGCCGCCCTAGCCTCCGGACGCTTCCCCATCCTCTTCACCTCCAAAGCCGCCGATATGCTCTGGGGCACCCTGCAAGCGGCCATGAACGGTAAGCGCGTCATTGAACGAGCATCACCCTGGAGCGATCGCCTCGGAGAACCCGTCGTAGACCCGATCCTCACCCTATCCCAACAGCCCGATCGCGGCCCCTTTAGCTGCCCCTTTGATGACGAAGGATCACCCACCCACCCCATTACCTTCATCAAAGACGGCGTATTGCAGTTGTTTTACACCGACCGCACCATAGGACGATCGCTGAGTAGCGGCACTACGGGCAACGGCTTCCGTCCAGGGCTAGGCAGCTATCCCACCCCAGGTCTGTTCAACATCGTCATCGAGCCAGGCTTCCAGTCCTTGGATGAGATGATCGGCAACCTAGAGCATGGGCTGATTGTGGATCAGATCCTAGGCGGCGGCGCTGGCATTTCGGGTGATTTTTCCATCAATGTCGATCTAGGCTACGCCGTGCGCCAAGGGGAAATCATAGGTCGCGTGAAAGACACCATGGTGGCGGGCAATGTCTACACGGCCCTGAAGCAGGTCGTCGCCTTGGGCAGTGATGCCGCCTGGAATGGGTCGTGCTATACCCCGTCGATTGTGGTCGATGGCTTGTCGATTACTGGACGCAGCTCTTAG